The genome window GAGCAGGCCACGCTCTACCTGTCGCGCCCGCTGGTGGCGCCGGGGCTGGCGCTGGTGGCGCTGCTGGTCGCGGCGCTGGCCGGGGCGGTGCTGTTCCATGGCAGCGCGCAGGGGCTGATGCTGCCGGTGGCGCTGACGCTGGGCACCTTTCTCGCCCTCAACATCGGCGCCAATGACGTGGCCAACAACATGGGCCCGCTGGTCGGCTCGCGGGTGCTGCCGATGGGGGCGGCGCTGCTGCTCGCGGCGGGCTGCGAGGTGCTGGGCGCGGTGCTGGCGGGGGGCGACGTGGCCGCCACCGTGGGCTCCGGGCTGGTGCGGGTGCCGCCCGGCGCCGCGGCGGAGGATTTCATCCTGGCGATGATCGCGGCCCTGGCGGCGGCGGCGCTCTGGCTCAACATTGCCACGCTGCTGGGCGCGCCGGTTTCGACCACCCATTGCGTGGTCGGCGCCGTGGCGGGAAGCGGGGCGCTCTTCGCCGGCCTCGGCGCGGTGAACTGGGGCGCGCTGAGCATGGTGGCCGCCGGGTGGCTCGCCTCGCCGCTGCTGAGCGGCGCGGTGGCCGCGGGCATGCTGCTCTTCGTGAACACGGTGATCCTGGAGCGCGAGGAGAAGATCGCCGCCGCCCGCCTCTGGGTGCCGGTGATGACGGGCGTGACGATCGGCTGTTTCGCCAGTTACGCCGAGGTGAAGGGCATCGGCCCCGTCACCGATTCCACGCCGCTGGCCGCGGGGGCGACCGGTCTGGCCTTCGGCGTGGCCGGAGCGCTGCTCACCTGGCCGGTGATCGCGCGGCGCGCGCGCGGGCTGGAGAATCGCAACCGCGACCTGCGGCACCTCTTCGCCCTGCCGCTGGTGCTGTCGGCGGCGCTGCTGTCCTTCGCGCATGGTGCGAACGACGTGGCCAATGTCGTCGGGCCGCTGGCCGCGATCATCGGCGCCGGCGGGCCGGCCGGGCCGGGCGCGATTGCCGGCCTGCCCGGATGGGCGATGGCGGCGGGCGCGGGGGGCATCTCGTTGGGCATGCTGCTGTTCGGCCCGCGGCTGGTGCGGCTGGTCGGGCACGAGATCACCCGGCTGAACCCGGCGCGCAGCTTCTGCGTGCTGCTGGCCTCGGCGCTCATCGTTCTGGCGGCCTCCTCCGTGGGGCTGCCCGTCAGCTCCACCCACACTGCGATCGGGGCGCTGTTCGGCGTGGGCTTCAGCCGCGAATGGTCGCTGGCGCGCGGCCGCAGGCACAGCCGCAAACCCTCCGGCAAGGGCGACGCCGAGGAGCCCAATGTCGAGGAACTCTCCAACCGCCGGCTGGTGCGCCGCTCGCATGTGGTCACCATCCTGGCCGCCTGGGCGGTCACCGTGCCGGCCTCCGCCATCCTCTCGGCGTTCATCTACCTGTTCCTGCACACTTTCATCCGCTGAAGTGTCCGACGCACGCGCCGGCTCCGGCCCGGGGCCGGGGGCGCGGAGCAAGGCTCTCCCGCACGCTCCGGCGCCGCCCGGACCTGGCGGCACCGGTCGGACGGGAGGCGCAGTCGGGCCCCGGGGCGGGTGCGTGAGCGGGGTCACACAGGCGTGCGCAGCCGCGCTTGCACAGCAAACGGAAAGGTTTTACACAGCACCCTGTGGCGATTTGGATGACCGGATTGCGGGCCACGTTAAACATGCCGCTAAAGAGGTCGAGGCGCTTCAGCCCCGATCCGACGGTCGGGGCTTTTGACTATGAAAGGCCGGGCGCCGCCCGGTAACAGCGCGATGAGCAACAGCTGGACAACCCGCACGAACCTCGTACATGCCGGCACCCGCCGCAGCCAGTACGGGGAAACCTCCGAGGCGATCTTCCTCACCCAGGGCTATGTCTACCCGGACGGGGAGACGGCGGAGGCCCGCTTCAAGGGCGAGATCGAGGAAGAGGGCTTCATCTATTCGCGCTATGCCAACCCCACGGTGCGGATGTTCGAGGAGCGGGTGGCGGCGCTGGAGGGCGCGGAGGATTGCTTCGCCACCGCCACCGGCATGGCCGCGGTCAACGGCGCGCTGTTCTGTCAGCTCAAGGCGGGCGATCACATCGTCTCGGCCAGGGCGCTGTTCGGCTCCTGCCTTTACATCGTGGAAACCCTGCTGCCGCGCTTCGGCGTGGAGGTGACCCTGGTCGACGGCACCGATATCGAGGCCTGGCGCGCCGCGGTGCGCCCGGACACCAAGCTGGTGTTCTTCGAGGCGCTCTCCAACCCCACGCTGGAGGTGATCGACATTCCGGCGGTGGCGGAAGTCGCCCATGCCGTTGGCGCGCGGGTGGTGGTCGACAACGTCTTCGCCACGCCGATCTTCCAGCGCTCGCTGGAGCTGGGCGCGGACGTGGTGGTCTATTCCGCCACCAAGCACATCGACGGGCAGGGGCGCTGCCTCGGCGGCGTGGTGCTGGGCAGCACGAAATTCGTCCGCGAGGAGCTGGAGACCTATCTCAAGCACACCGGCGCCTCCCTCAGCCCGTTCAACGCCTGGGTGATGCTCAAGGGGCTGGAGACGCTGGACCTGCGCTGCCGCGCGCAGGCCGCCGGCGCCGCCCATCTGGCGGAGACGCTCGCCGCCCATCCCGCCGTGGCGAAGGTGCTCTATCCCGGCCGCGCCGACCACCCGCAGACCGCCGTCGCCGCCCGGCAGATGACGGCGGGGGGCACCATGCTCTCCTTCGACCTCAAGGGCGGCAAGGAAGCGGCCTTCCGCTTCCTCAAGGCGCTGGAGCTGGTGCTGATCTCCAACAACCTGGGCGATGCGAAGAGCCTCATCACCCATCCCGCCACCACCACCCACCAGCGGCTGAGCGAGGAGCTGCGCGCCGAGCTGGGCATCACGCCGGGCCTGCTGCGGCTCTCCGTCGGCATCGAGGCGCCCGAGGACCTGGCCGCCGACATCACCCGCGCCCTGGACGCCGCGGCCGGCTGACGGAACCGGTCGGAACGGGGCCGTGCACCGGGGCGCGCGCCCCGCATGGGGCCTCGCCAGCGTGCCCGACCCAGCCGTGTTCACCCCTTCGTGGCCTGGCCCCGGCATCGGGCAGGGTGCCTCCGCGCTCCGGCAGGGTCCGCAAGGCTTCGGCTTCGGTGGAGAGCGCTTCGGCTGCGCGCGTGTCGCGGGGTGTGGGAAAGCGCACTGGCAGGGCCGGGCCGGGGGCGCACCCTGCGGCTGCAAACCGGGCTCTATTACGCGCACGTGTCCCGCGCATTTCCTGCGCGCGGGGCGCGATTTGGGGGGGTGTCCGGGAAGTTGCGATCTGCTAACTCTGTTTGGCTACCTGTCGTTGATCTGTTTCGGCGGGTGATCCGGACACGGTGAGCCCGCGTATTTATTTGGGTGCTGTCCGGTCGGCAGCAGGCCCGAGGGGATTGAAATATGAACGTACAAAACACCGGGATCGACCCGGAAGAGGAGGGGCCGGTGCAGCAGCGACCGACTCGCGAGGAAGCCGAGGCAGCCGTTCGCCTTCTGTTGCGGTGGGCGGGCGATGACCCGACCCGCGAGGGCCTTCTGGACACGCCGGGCCGCGTTGCGCGCGCCTATGAACAGTGGTTCCGGGGCTACAGCGAAGATCCGGCCCTGATGCTCCAGCGCACCTTCGAGGAAGTCGAAGGCTATGACGAGATGGTCGTGCTGCGCGACATCCGCTTCGAAAGCTACTGCGAGCACCACATGGCGCCGATCATCGGCAAGGCCCATGTGGGCTACATTCCCACGGACCGCGTGGTGGGCATCTCCAAGCTCGCGCGCGTGGTCGACGCCTTCTCCAAGCGCCTGCAGGTGCAGGAAAAGATGACCGCGCAGATCGCCACCACCCTCTACGAGGTGCTGCGCCCGATCGGCGTGGCCGTGGTCGTGGAGGGCGAGCACCACTGCATGTCCACCCGCGGTGTGCACAAGCCGGGCGTGTCCATGGTCACCTCCACCATGCTCGGCATCTTCCGCGAGGACGATCGCACCCGGAAGGAGTTCCTCAGCATCATCGGCAACCCGACGAACCGGCTGAGCTGAACCGGACGGGGCGGCCCGACCGGTGCCGCCCCGTCTCCCCACCCGCAGGCCCCCCGCGACGCATCATGGCGTCCGCAGGCCGGTCCCGCCACGGCGCGCCACCGCCCGCCACCGCCGCTGCCGCCGCTGCCGCCACTGTCGCGCGCGCAGGCACATCCCCTCCATCCGTTCGCAGCCGCAGCCCCCGGGCCAGCGTGCCCTTGTTCCCGGCGCGCCGTCAGGGGGCCGGAACGGGCGCGCCCTTCGCGCTGGCTCAGCAGGCCTGCCCGTGCCCGTGCTCTGCCCGGGCCCGCCGGCACGTGGCCGGCGCGGCGCGCTGCACGGGATGGCGCGCGTCCGATGCAGGGCCGGCCGGCGGATGCACGACGTCCATGCACTTCGGCCGCCGGGACGGGGGCTCCAACTGCCCGCCGGAGGGCATTGCCGCCGGCCGTCGCGGCGCGGCGGAGACGCACCGGGGCAGGGTGCGGGTGCGCCGATGATCGGGCCGGGGGTTCCCCGGCCACGGCGCGGGGAGGGACGGGAGATCCGGCCGCCGCAAGGCCTTGCGTGCCCGGTGCGGGAGCGGGCTGCAAAAGGCGACGTGCCGCCCCTTACCTCCGGGGAGCAGGACCCTGCGGCCCGCGCGCGGGGGCGGGCCGCGACCCTGCGGCGCGCCCCGGCTGCTTGACAGGCCGTCCGGCGCCCTCCAAGGCTTCCGCATGATCGACCCGCGCCCCGTTCTCTTCGTCATCGGAATCCTGATCGCGGGCCTCGGGGCCGCGATGCTGCTGCCGATGGCCGCCGACCTCACGCAGGGCAACGACAACTGGGCCGCCTTCGCGATCTGCGGGTTCCTCACCATGGTGTCGGGCGCGGGGATGGTGCTGGGGTGCCGCGAGGCCCGGCGCCCGGGGCTGAGCATCCAGCAGACCTTCCTGCTCACCACCCTCACATGGGTGATCCTGCCGGTCTTCGCCGGCCTGCCGCTGATGGCCGGGGCGCCGGGCGCCAGCTTCACCGATGCCTATTTCGAGGCGGTCTCCGGCCTCACCACCACCGGCTCCACGGTGCTCGTCGGGCTGGAGGCGCTGCCGGCCGGGGCGCAGCTGTGGCGCGGGCTGCTGCAATGGATGGGCGGCATCGGGATCATCGTGGTCGCCATCGCCTTCCTGCCCTCCATGAAGGTGGGCGGCATGCAGTATTTCCGCTCCGAGGGGTTCGACACCATGGGCAAGATCCTGCCGCGCGCGGCGGAGATCGCCGGCTCGGTGTTCTGGGTCTACCTGCTGTTCACCTTCGTGTGCATGATCGCCTACGAGGCGGTGGGCATGAGCTTCTTCGACGCCATCGTGCATGCGATGACCACCATCTCCACCGGCGGTTTCGCCAATTACGACGCCTCCTTCGGCGTGTTCCAGGGCCGGCCGGAATACGTGGCCTCGGTGTTCATGCTGCTGGCGAGCCTGCCCTTCGTGCGCTACGTCCAGATCGTCGCGGGCACGGCCCGGCCGCTGATGCGCGACCCCCAGGTGCGCGCCTTCCTCGGCATCGTGGTCGCGCTGGTGGGGGTGGTGACGGCCTACCGCATGATCAGCCTCGGCGACGCGCCGGAGCCCGCCTTCCGCGAGGCGCTGTTCAACATCACCTCGATCATCTCCGGCACGGGTTTCGCCTCCGTGGACTACATGCAATGGGGCACCTTCCCGGTGGCGCTGTTCTTCTTCATCGGGCTGCTGGGCGGCTGCACGGGCTCGACCTGCTGCTCGATCAAGATCTTCCGCTTCCAGATCGCGCTCTCCGCGGTGCGCAGCCAGATCCGGATGATCCACTCGCCGCACGGCGTGTTCGTGCCGCGCTATGACGGGCGGCCGGTGCCGCGCGACGTGATCGATTCCGTGATGGCCTTCTTCGTGCTGTTCGGCTTCACGCTGGCGGCGCTCGCGGTGGTGCTGGGGCTGCTGGGGCTCAACACGATCACCGCCGTCTCCGGCGCCGCGACGGCGCTGGCGAACGTGGGCCCGGGGCTGGGCACCGTGATCGGGCCGGCGGGCAATTTCGCCACGCTGGATGCGCCGGTGAAATGGGTGCTCGCGGCGGCGATGCTGATCGGGCGGCTGGAGATCTTCGCCGTCTACGTGCTGTTCACCGCGCGGTTCTGGCGCGACTGAGCAATTGACCCTCCCATGCCGCGCGCCTATGGTCCGCGCGCCCGAGACAGGCCCGAGACACCGGGGGGCAGGAGGCCCGAACATGACCATGACCGCACCGCGTTCCTTCCAGGAAATCATCCTGCGACTGCAGACCTACTGGGCCGGCAAGGGCTGCGCCATGCTGCAGCCCTATGACATGGAGGTGGGGGCGGGCACCTTCCACCCGGCCACCACCCTGCGCGCACTCGGCTCGAAGGCCTGGGCGGCCGCCTATGTTCAGCCCTCCCGCCGCCCCACGGACGGGCGCTACGGCGAGAACCCCAACCGCCTGCAGCACTACTACCAGTACCAGGTGCTGATTAAACCGAGCCCGCCGGACCTGCAGGCCCTCTACCTCGGCAGCCTCGAGGCCATCGGCATCGACATGGCCCTGCATGACATCCGCTTCGTGGAGGACGACTGGGAGAGCCCGACGCTGGGCGCCTGGGGCCTCGGCTGGGAAGTGTGGTGCGACGGCATGGAGGTCTCGCAGTTCACCTATTTCCAGCAGGTGGGCGGGCATGACTGCAAGCCGGTCTCCGGTGAGCTCACCTACGGGCTGGAGCGCCTCGCGATGTACGTGCTGGGCATCGACCACGTTATGGACATGCCCTTCAACGACCCCGCCGCGCCCATCCCGCTCAGCTACGGCGACGTCTACCGCCAGACCGAGCAGGAATACAGCCGCTGGAACTTCGACCAGGCCGACACCGACAGCCTGCTGAAGCATTTCGAGGATGCTGAGGCGGAGTGTCGCCGCACCCTGGAGGCCCCGGCCGAGGACCCCAAGACCGGCAAGCGCATCGTGATGGCCCACCCGGCCTACGACCAGTGCATCAAGGCGAGCCACCTGTTCAACCTGCTCGACGCGCGGGGGGTGATCTCGGTGACCGAGCGCCAGGCCTATATCGGCCGGGTGCGCGCGCTCGCCAAGCTCTGCGCCGATGCCTTCGTGACCACGGAGGCCGGCGGCTGGAGCGGGGAGGCCGCGTGACCCGCGCATGAGCGACCTCGGCTTCATCCCCTGGCTCCTGCTCTACATCGTCCTGCCGCTGGCGGTGATCGTGCTCGGCGTCGTGGCACTGATCTCCCTCACCGAGCGGCGGCGGGCAGGGCGTCCGGACCGGCGCTCGGCCACGCTCAGCGGCCGCACGCTGGGCATCGGCCTGTTCGGCTTCGCGCTGGTGTTCGGCATCGCGCTGTGGTGGAACCAGACCCATGCCTGGTACGACAGGGTGGAGGGGCTGGGGCAGGTGACGGTTGCGGGGCGGGAGATTCCGGTCTCCGGCTACACCGGCCTCGACGGCAACAGCCCGCTGAAGCTGCGCGCCTGCTTCACGCTGGACCCCGCGGATGTCGCGGACGTGCCGCTGGCCGGCGACGCCACGCCGCTGGGCACGCCGGACTGGTTCGATTGCTACGACCAGGCCGCGCTCACCGACGACCTCGCCGCCGGCCGCGCCACCGCCTACCTTGCCGGCAGCAACGAGCCGCAGGATTTCGAACGCATCATCGCCGTCTATCCCGACGGCCGCGCCTATCTCTGGCGCCAGCTCAACGAAAAGTACCGGGACTGACCCCATGGCTGACCTTCTGATCGAGCTCTTCTCCGAGGAAATTCCCGCGCGCATGCAGGCGGGCGCCGTGGCGGACCTGCGCAAGCTGGTGACCGACGGTCTCGTGGAGGCCGGCCTCACCTATGCCTCCGCCGCCGGCTTCGCCACGCCGCGCCGCCTCACCCTGGCCCTCCAGGACCTGCCGGCGATGACCCGCGCCACCCGGGAGGAGCGCAAGGGCCCGCGCACCGATGCGCCCGAGAAGGCGCTGGAAGGCTTCCTGCGCTCCACCGGCCTGACGAAGGACCAGCTTGTCGCGCGCGATGACAAGAAGGGCCAGGTGTGGTTCGCCGTCATCGACCGCCCCGGCCGCCCGGCCGAGGAGGTGATCGCCGAGGTTCTGGAAGCGGCCATCCGCACCTTCCCCTGGCCGAAATCCATGCGCTGGGGCGCCGGCACGCTGCGCTGGGTGCGCCCGCTGCACTCCATCCTGTGCATCCTGTCGGACGAGGCCGGCGCCCGCGTGGTGCCGCTGGAGGTGGACGGCATCCGGGCCGGCGCCACCACCGAAGGCCACCGCTTCATGGCGCCGGGCCGCTTTTCCGTAACCTCCTTCGAGGATTACGAGGCGAAGCTCACCCGCGCCAGGGTGATGCTGAACCCGGAGGACCGCGCCGAGCACATCTGGGCTGACGCCTCCGCCCAGGCCTTCGCGCAGGGGCTGGAGCTGGTGGAGGACAAGGCGCTGCTGGCGGAGGTCTCCGGCCTCGTCGAGTTCCCGGTGGTGCTGATGGGCGAGATCCGCGAGGCCTTCCTCGGCCTGCCGCCCGAAGTGCTGCAGACCTCGATGCGCGAGCACCAGAAGTTCTTCTCGGTGAGGAACCCGAAGACCGGCCGCATCGAGAAATACGTGACGGTGGCGAACCGCGAGACCGCCGACAATGGCGCCACCATCCTGCACGGCAACGGCAAGGTGCTGGCCGCCCGCCTCTCCGACGCGAAGTTCTTCTGGGAGAACGACCTGCGCACCGTGGAGCGCCAGGGGCTGGAGGCGATGGCCGCGCCGCTGTTCAACGTGACCTTCCACAACCGGCTGGGCAGCCAGGGTGCGCGGGTGGAGCGGCTCGCCATCCTCGCGCGCACCATCGCCCCGCTGGTGGGCGCGGACCCGGACCGGGCGGCGCAGGCCGCGAAGGTGGCCAAGGCCGATCTCTGCTCGGAAATGGTCTATGAATTCCCGGAACTGCAGGGGCTCATGGGCAGCTACTACGCCCGCCACGCCGGGCTGGCGGAGGATGTCGCCGCCGCCGCGCAGGAGCATTACTCGCCGCTCGGGCCGTCCGACGCCGTGCCGAAGGCGCCGGTGTCCGTGGCCGTGGCGCTGGCGGACAAGATCGACACCCTGGCCGGATTCTGGGCCATCGACGAGAAGCCCACCGGCTCGAAGGACCCCTACGCCCTGCGCCGCGCGGCGCTTGGTGTGATCCGGCTCATCCTCGACAACGGCGTCTCCGTGCCGCTGGGAGAGCTGGTGAATGCCGCGCGGGACGCCTATGTCGCCGTCTACCAGCGCATCGGCCGCCCGAGGCTCATCGAGCAGATCCAGTCCGACCTGCTGGGCGCGGCCGATCTCTCCCGCCTGCTGGGCGAGGGCGAGGACCGCGAGCAGTTCGAGGCGCTGGAGGCCACCCAGGAACAGGCCGAGTTCATCGCCGACCGGCAGATGGGCCTGCACAATTTCAAGCAGGAGGCGCGCTTCGAGGCGATGCGCGCCAGCCTGCTGGCCTTCTTCGCCGACCGGCTGAAGGTGCACCTGCGCGGCGAGGGCGTGCGCCATGACATCCTGGACGCCTGCTTCGCGCTTGGCGGGCAGGACGACCTCGTCACCCTCATCAAGCGCGTCAAGGCCTTGCAGGCCGGGCTTGAGACGGAGGAGGGCGCGAACCTGCTCGCCGGCTACAAGCGCGCCAACAACATCCTCACCGCCGAGGAGAAGAAGGACGGGGTGGAGTATTCGCTCGACCCGAACCCGAAATTCGCCGAGAGCGCCGAGGAGAAGGCGCTCTTCGCCGCCCTCGACAGCGCCGAGCCGGAGATCGCCCGCGCCCTGCAGGCGCAGGATTTCGCCGCCGCGATGACCGCGCTCGCCACGCTGCGCGCGCCGATCGATGCGTTCTTCGACAAGGTGGTGGTGAATTCGGACAACCAGATCGTGCGGCGCAACCGGCTGTGCCTGCTGCACCGGGTGCGCAAGGTGACGGAACAGGTGGCGGTGCTCTCGGCCATCGAGGGCTGAGGGCCGGGATCGGTGGACGGGCCCGACCAAGGTCGGGTCCGCGTCACACGGGCCTTCACGCGGGCAGTTTTCCCCATTATGCTGCACTGCAATGAAAACAAGCCCGGGACCGCCGGGATGGGGAGCCCACCGTGACCGAATCCGCTGACAGAACCCTGAACCTGCGTGATCCCGCCTCCTGCGACCCGGAGGTGAGCGGAGAGCGTGGCGCGCGGCTGGCGCGGATGGCACAGCTCGGGGTTCCGGTGCCCCGCGGCGTCGTGCTGCCCTTCGACCTCGTGGCCGACATGGGCCGCCATGGCGCGAACACGGTGCTGGAGCCGCATTTGAGCCGGGCGCTGGACAGTCTCGGGGCGGATACGCTGCTGGCCGTGCGCTCCAGCCCGCTGCAGCGGGACTGGGGCGGGCCGCAGGCCATCCTCAACATCGGCATCACCGACGCGAACTTGCCCGCGCTCGCCGCCCGGGTGGGGCAGCGCCAGGCGCTGGACCTCTACCGCCGGCTCATCCAGTCCTGGGGCGCGGGCGTGGCGGGGATCGACGCGGAAGACCTCGAGAACATCCTCTATGACCGGCTGAAGCTCGCCGGGGTGGAGAGCGAGGAGGCGCTCTCCGTGGGCGACCTCAAGGTGTTGCTGGACGATTACCGCGCCTTCTACCTGGAGGAGGTGGGCCAGCCCTTCCCGCAGGACCCGGCAACCCAGCTGAAGGCCGCGCTGGAAGCCGCCGCGAAGGGCTGGAACCGCCCCTCCGCCAAGCTGCTGCGCCAGGCCAAGGGCGCGCCCGCCGATGCCGGCCTCGCGCTGATCGCGCAGCGCATGGCGCTGGGGCTCTGCTCCGGGAATTCCGGAGCGGGGATCGCGCATTTCATCGAGGAGAAAACCGGCAGGCCCGGGCTGAACGGCCGCTATCTGGCGCAGGCCCAGGGGCTGGACGCGATGATGGGGCTGCGCACGCCGGTGCTGCTGTGCCGGGCGGAGCGCGAGGCGCTGGGGATCTCCGGGCAATCGCTGGAGGAGAGCTGTCCGCTCGCCACGGAAGCGCTGCAGATGGCCGGGCGGCTGGTGGCGCACGGGCTGGGCGACGTGTTCGACGTGCAGTTCACCATCGAGAGCGGCGTGCTGCATGTGCTGGACGCTGTGCCGGCCCGGCGCTCGGCCCGTGCGGCGGTGCGCGTGGTGGTGGACCTGGTCGAGCAAGGTGCCATCACCCGCGAGCAGGCGCTGCTGCGCATCGACCCGCGCTCGCTCAACGAGCACCTGCACCCGCAGATCGACCCCTCGCACCGGCGTGACCCGATCGGCCGCGGCCTGGCCGCGAGCCCGGGCGCCGCCTCGGGCCGCATCGTGTTCTCGCCGGAGGCGGCGATGAGCCTCGCCGCCCAGGAGGTGGAGACCATCCTTGTGCGGGTGGAGACCAGCCCGGAGGACATCCGCGGCATGCACGCGGCCTCCGGCCTGCTCACCGTGCGCGGCGGCATGACCAGCCACGCGGCGGTGATCGCGCGCGGGCTGGGCCTTCCCTGCGTGGTGGGCGTCACCGACATCCGGCTCGACATGAAGGCCGGCACCCTGCGCTGCGCGGACGGGCGAATGTTCCACGAGGGCGACATCATCACCGTGGACGGCTCACGCGGGGAGGCGCTGGCGGGGGCGGCGGAGATGATCCAGCCGGAAATCTCCGGCGCCTTCGGCACGCTGATGGGCTGGGCCGACGCCACCCGCCGCATGCGCGTGCGCGCCAACGCCGACACCCCGCAGGACGCCCGCACCGCCCGGGCCTTCGAGGTGGACGGCATCGGGCTGTGCCGCACCGAGCAGATGTTCTTCGACGAGGCCCGCATCAACGTGATGCGCGAGATGATCCTGGCCGAGACGGTGGAGGAGCGGCGCGGCGCGCTGGACCGCCTGCTGCCCATGCAGCGCGGCGATTTCGTGGAACTGTTCGAGATCATGGCCGGGCTGCAGGTGACCATCCGCCTGCTCGATCCGCCGCTGCACGAGTTCCTGCCGCACTCGCGCGACGAGATGCGCGAGCTGGCAGAGCAGATGGACCTGCCCGTGAGCCACATCATCCATCGTGCTGAACAGCTTCAGGAATTCAACCCGATGCTGGGGATGCGCGGCGTGCGCCTCGCCGTCACCATGCCCGAGATCTACGAGATGCAGGCCCGGGCGATCTTCGAGGCGGTGCTGGAGGTGAACTCCCGCGCCGAGGCGCCGGTGATCCCGGAAATCATGATCCCGCTGGTCTCCGCCGCGCGGGAGGTGGAGCTGGTGAAGGCGCGCATCGAGGCGGTGGCGCGCGACGTGGAGCGCGAGACCGGGGCGCGGCTGGAGTACCGGCTGGGCGTGATGGTGGAGACCCCGCGCGCCGCCCTGCGCGCCGGCGATCTGGCGCGCACCGCGAGCTTCATGAGCTTCGGCACCAACGACCTCACCCAGATGACCTACGGGCTGAGCCGCGACGACGCCGGCCGCTTCATGCGCGACTACGTGAACCAGGGCGTCTACCCGGAAGACCCGTTCCATGCGCTGGACCTGGAGGGCGTGGGCGAACTGCTGCTCATCGCCTCGCGGCGCGGACGCAAGGCGAACCCGGACGTGGTGCTGGGCATCTGCGGCGAACATGCGGGGGACCCGGCCTCGGTGCGCTTCTGCGAACTGCTCGGCTTCGACTACGTGTCCTGCTCGCCCTACCGCACGCCGATTGCCCGGCTGGCCGCGGCCCAGGCCGCCCTGCTGGTGAAGGCCGGCCGGTGACCTCGGCCGCGCTGGAAGCCCTGCGCGGCGCCGGCAAGGCGGGCCTGGCCCGGGCGCTGTCACGCATCGAGAGCGCGCCGGATGCGCCGGAAACCGTGGCCCTGCTGGACGCGGCCTTTGCCGCGCCGCGCGGGGTCACCCTCGGCTTCACCGGCCCGCCGGGGGTGGGCAAGTCCACCCTGGTGAACGCACTGGTACCGCGGGTGCGCGGGGCCGGGCACACGCTGGGGATCATCGCCGTCGATCCGTCCTCGCGCCGCTCCGGCGGGGCGCTGCTGGGGGACCGCACCCGGATGACCCATGACCCGGAGGACCAGGGCGTCTTCATGCGCTCCATGGCCGCGCGCGACCGGCTGGGCGGCGTGGCGGAGGTGACCTTTCCGGCCATGGTGCTGATGCGCGCGCTGTTCGACATCGTCATCGTGGAGACCGTGGGTGTCGGCCAGTCCGAGACGGAAATATCGGAACTCGCGGACCTTACGATCCTGTGTTCCCAGCCCGGCGCGGGGGACGCGCTGCAGTTCATGAAGGCCGGGATCAT of Paroceanicella profunda contains these proteins:
- a CDS encoding inorganic phosphate transporter, which encodes MAEPPPPRNRSGPAAPPRAHGAAASGKLTTVDKDLRRIGRLEQATLYLSRPLVAPGLALVALLVAALAGAVLFHGSAQGLMLPVALTLGTFLALNIGANDVANNMGPLVGSRVLPMGAALLLAAGCEVLGAVLAGGDVAATVGSGLVRVPPGAAAEDFILAMIAALAAAALWLNIATLLGAPVSTTHCVVGAVAGSGALFAGLGAVNWGALSMVAAGWLASPLLSGAVAAGMLLFVNTVILEREEKIAAARLWVPVMTGVTIGCFASYAEVKGIGPVTDSTPLAAGATGLAFGVAGALLTWPVIARRARGLENRNRDLRHLFALPLVLSAALLSFAHGANDVANVVGPLAAIIGAGGPAGPGAIAGLPGWAMAAGAGGISLGMLLFGPRLVRLVGHEITRLNPARSFCVLLASALIVLAASSVGLPVSSTHTAIGALFGVGFSREWSLARGRRHSRKPSGKGDAEEPNVEELSNRRLVRRSHVVTILAAWAVTVPASAILSAFIYLFLHTFIR
- the metZ gene encoding O-succinylhomoserine sulfhydrylase: MSNSWTTRTNLVHAGTRRSQYGETSEAIFLTQGYVYPDGETAEARFKGEIEEEGFIYSRYANPTVRMFEERVAALEGAEDCFATATGMAAVNGALFCQLKAGDHIVSARALFGSCLYIVETLLPRFGVEVTLVDGTDIEAWRAAVRPDTKLVFFEALSNPTLEVIDIPAVAEVAHAVGARVVVDNVFATPIFQRSLELGADVVVYSATKHIDGQGRCLGGVVLGSTKFVREELETYLKHTGASLSPFNAWVMLKGLETLDLRCRAQAAGAAHLAETLAAHPAVAKVLYPGRADHPQTAVAARQMTAGGTMLSFDLKGGKEAAFRFLKALELVLISNNLGDAKSLITHPATTTHQRLSEELRAELGITPGLLRLSVGIEAPEDLAADITRALDAAAG
- the folE gene encoding GTP cyclohydrolase I FolE — translated: MNVQNTGIDPEEEGPVQQRPTREEAEAAVRLLLRWAGDDPTREGLLDTPGRVARAYEQWFRGYSEDPALMLQRTFEEVEGYDEMVVLRDIRFESYCEHHMAPIIGKAHVGYIPTDRVVGISKLARVVDAFSKRLQVQEKMTAQIATTLYEVLRPIGVAVVVEGEHHCMSTRGVHKPGVSMVTSTMLGIFREDDRTRKEFLSIIGNPTNRLS
- a CDS encoding TrkH family potassium uptake protein; translated protein: MIDPRPVLFVIGILIAGLGAAMLLPMAADLTQGNDNWAAFAICGFLTMVSGAGMVLGCREARRPGLSIQQTFLLTTLTWVILPVFAGLPLMAGAPGASFTDAYFEAVSGLTTTGSTVLVGLEALPAGAQLWRGLLQWMGGIGIIVVAIAFLPSMKVGGMQYFRSEGFDTMGKILPRAAEIAGSVFWVYLLFTFVCMIAYEAVGMSFFDAIVHAMTTISTGGFANYDASFGVFQGRPEYVASVFMLLASLPFVRYVQIVAGTARPLMRDPQVRAFLGIVVALVGVVTAYRMISLGDAPEPAFREALFNITSIISGTGFASVDYMQWGTFPVALFFFIGLLGGCTGSTCCSIKIFRFQIALSAVRSQIRMIHSPHGVFVPRYDGRPVPRDVIDSVMAFFVLFGFTLAALAVVLGLLGLNTITAVSGAATALANVGPGLGTVIGPAGNFATLDAPVKWVLAAAMLIGRLEIFAVYVLFTARFWRD
- a CDS encoding glycine--tRNA ligase subunit alpha; its protein translation is MTMTAPRSFQEIILRLQTYWAGKGCAMLQPYDMEVGAGTFHPATTLRALGSKAWAAAYVQPSRRPTDGRYGENPNRLQHYYQYQVLIKPSPPDLQALYLGSLEAIGIDMALHDIRFVEDDWESPTLGAWGLGWEVWCDGMEVSQFTYFQQVGGHDCKPVSGELTYGLERLAMYVLGIDHVMDMPFNDPAAPIPLSYGDVYRQTEQEYSRWNFDQADTDSLLKHFEDAEAECRRTLEAPAEDPKTGKRIVMAHPAYDQCIKASHLFNLLDARGVISVTERQAYIGRVRALAKLCADAFVTTEAGGWSGEAA
- a CDS encoding DUF6446 family protein, giving the protein MSDLGFIPWLLLYIVLPLAVIVLGVVALISLTERRRAGRPDRRSATLSGRTLGIGLFGFALVFGIALWWNQTHAWYDRVEGLGQVTVAGREIPVSGYTGLDGNSPLKLRACFTLDPADVADVPLAGDATPLGTPDWFDCYDQAALTDDLAAGRATAYLAGSNEPQDFERIIAVYPDGRAYLWRQLNEKYRD